The proteins below are encoded in one region of Doryrhamphus excisus isolate RoL2022-K1 chromosome 4, RoL_Dexc_1.0, whole genome shotgun sequence:
- the LOC131127600 gene encoding zinc finger protein 691-like isoform X1, which yields MLKELVKERLMAAADEILALFERKIASYEEELSRLREENEQHRQRLEAVSKTGVLFHRKDCLVNMGHYAAGLAPKLAEALRLSNVTWWCGRVRRACNAQQIGGREEPRFTLKQEDAQHPHIKEEEEEVWITQEGDKADLIKVPLTSVSVKTEDHEDKPPESSQLHHSLNEENGEAEPPSSSDSAQHMTTEAGGDRRGGSPADNLWAPLSDSEHTTSCPADEEALDRDPDSEGDMRTAADDKLCKKKAGKKQVTCSICAKSFFDTRDFARHMRSHTGETPFTCSVCDKSFTLKCNLTRHLREHAGEKSFSCSVCGDKFAQRSTLVRHMTTHTREKPFSCSVCDERFSRKSYLVSHMTTHTGEKPFSCSVCGRQFSQSSTMVSHMRTHTGEKPFSCSVCSKRFSQSSTMASHMRTHSGEKPFSCSVCDKKFSRNAHMVYHMRTHRGEGGGPGSASDQNELEDHRPISPNLQWTF from the exons atgttGAAAGAATTGGTGAAAGAGCGACTAATGGCGGCGGCAGATGAAATATTGGCGCTGTTTGAAAGAAAAATTGCGTCCTACGAAGAAGAACTTTCTCGATTAAGAGAGGAGAACGAGCAACATCGACAACGACTGGAAGCTGTTAGCAAGACCGGAGTTTTGTTTCATCGTAAAG actgtttagtgaacatgggccactatgcagctggactagcccccaaacttgctgaagccctgcgcctttccaacgttacttggtggtgtggaagagtcagaagagcctGCA ACGCCCAACAGATTGGTGGTCGAGAAGAACCTCGCTTCACTTTGAAGCAGGAGGATGCCCAgcacccccacattaaagaggaagaggaggaagtgtGGATCACTCAGGAGGGGGACAAGGCTGATCTTATCAAGGTGCCACTGACcagtgtctctgtgaagactgaagaccatgaagacaaaccacccgagtcctcacagcttcatcacaGTCTGAATGAGGAGAACGGAGAGGCGGAGCCTCCAAGCAGCAGCGACTCAGCACAGCACATGACCACAGAAGCTGGTGGAGACCGCCGTGGAGGATCCCCAGCAGACAATCTCTGGGCGCCACTATCAGATAGCGAGCACACAACATCCTGTCCTGCGGATGAAGAAGCTTTGGACAGGGATCCAGACTCTGAAGGAGATATGAGGACTGCCGCTGACGACAAACTCTGTAAAAAGAAGGCGGGAAAAAAACAGGTCACCTGTTCAATTTGTGCTAAAAGCTTTTTTGATACGAGAGATTTTGCTCGACACATGAGATCACACACTGGGGAAACACCATTTACCTGCTCAGTTTGTGATAAAAGTTTTACTCTAAAGTGCAATTTGACTCGACACTTGCGGGAACATGCAGGAGAAAAAtcttttagttgctcagtttgtggcgATAAATTTGCTCAGAGGTCAACGTTGGTGCGACACATGACGACACACACCAGAGAGAAACCTTTTAGTTGTTCAGTTTGTGACGAACGATTCTCCCGTAAGTCATACCTTGTGTcacacatgacaacacacactggagaaaaacctttcagttgctcagtttgtggtagACAATTCTCCCAAAGCTCAACTATGGTATCACACATGAggacacacactggagaaaaacctttcagttgctcagtTTGTAGTAAACGATTCTCCCAAAGCTCAACTATGGCATCACATATGAGGACACACAGTGGAGAAAAACCATTTAGTTGCTctgtttgtgataaaaaattctCTCGAAATGCTCACATGGTGTaccacatgagaacacacagaggagaaggaggggggCCGGGGTCAGCCTCAGATCAGAATGAGTTAGAAGATCATCGGCCAATCAGCCCAAACCTCCAGTGGACTTTCTGA
- the LOC131127600 gene encoding zinc finger protein 691-like isoform X2, producing MLKELVKERLMAAADEILALFERKIASYEEELSRLREENEQHRQRLEAVSKTGVLFHRKDAQQIGGREEPRFTLKQEDAQHPHIKEEEEEVWITQEGDKADLIKVPLTSVSVKTEDHEDKPPESSQLHHSLNEENGEAEPPSSSDSAQHMTTEAGGDRRGGSPADNLWAPLSDSEHTTSCPADEEALDRDPDSEGDMRTAADDKLCKKKAGKKQVTCSICAKSFFDTRDFARHMRSHTGETPFTCSVCDKSFTLKCNLTRHLREHAGEKSFSCSVCGDKFAQRSTLVRHMTTHTREKPFSCSVCDERFSRKSYLVSHMTTHTGEKPFSCSVCGRQFSQSSTMVSHMRTHTGEKPFSCSVCSKRFSQSSTMASHMRTHSGEKPFSCSVCDKKFSRNAHMVYHMRTHRGEGGGPGSASDQNELEDHRPISPNLQWTF from the exons atgttGAAAGAATTGGTGAAAGAGCGACTAATGGCGGCGGCAGATGAAATATTGGCGCTGTTTGAAAGAAAAATTGCGTCCTACGAAGAAGAACTTTCTCGATTAAGAGAGGAGAACGAGCAACATCGACAACGACTGGAAGCTGTTAGCAAGACCGGAGTTTTGTTTCATCGTAAAG ACGCCCAACAGATTGGTGGTCGAGAAGAACCTCGCTTCACTTTGAAGCAGGAGGATGCCCAgcacccccacattaaagaggaagaggaggaagtgtGGATCACTCAGGAGGGGGACAAGGCTGATCTTATCAAGGTGCCACTGACcagtgtctctgtgaagactgaagaccatgaagacaaaccacccgagtcctcacagcttcatcacaGTCTGAATGAGGAGAACGGAGAGGCGGAGCCTCCAAGCAGCAGCGACTCAGCACAGCACATGACCACAGAAGCTGGTGGAGACCGCCGTGGAGGATCCCCAGCAGACAATCTCTGGGCGCCACTATCAGATAGCGAGCACACAACATCCTGTCCTGCGGATGAAGAAGCTTTGGACAGGGATCCAGACTCTGAAGGAGATATGAGGACTGCCGCTGACGACAAACTCTGTAAAAAGAAGGCGGGAAAAAAACAGGTCACCTGTTCAATTTGTGCTAAAAGCTTTTTTGATACGAGAGATTTTGCTCGACACATGAGATCACACACTGGGGAAACACCATTTACCTGCTCAGTTTGTGATAAAAGTTTTACTCTAAAGTGCAATTTGACTCGACACTTGCGGGAACATGCAGGAGAAAAAtcttttagttgctcagtttgtggcgATAAATTTGCTCAGAGGTCAACGTTGGTGCGACACATGACGACACACACCAGAGAGAAACCTTTTAGTTGTTCAGTTTGTGACGAACGATTCTCCCGTAAGTCATACCTTGTGTcacacatgacaacacacactggagaaaaacctttcagttgctcagtttgtggtagACAATTCTCCCAAAGCTCAACTATGGTATCACACATGAggacacacactggagaaaaacctttcagttgctcagtTTGTAGTAAACGATTCTCCCAAAGCTCAACTATGGCATCACATATGAGGACACACAGTGGAGAAAAACCATTTAGTTGCTctgtttgtgataaaaaattctCTCGAAATGCTCACATGGTGTaccacatgagaacacacagaggagaaggaggggggCCGGGGTCAGCCTCAGATCAGAATGAGTTAGAAGATCATCGGCCAATCAGCCCAAACCTCCAGTGGACTTTCTGA
- the LOC131127597 gene encoding gastrula zinc finger protein XlCGF57.1-like, whose product MRDVQVVYSLQENSKMVKELAKERLMAAADEILALFERTMATYEEELSRLREENEQHRQRLEAVSKTCIMHHVEDFQQLSGGQEEPAPQPQGGSSAWKHEDSRPPHVKEEENEHWSVQEGERLPGQQEADLTRVPLTGVSVKTESHEDKPPESSQLHHSPSEENGGVEPPSSSGSPQYMITEADGDHCGGSPADKLLAPLSDSEYTNRDTQEALSSDADCEGDLRTATDDKHSKKKTGEKRFTCLFCAKGFHFKSDLTRHMWAHTGEKPFRCSVCDVSCSYKSELTQHMRTHTGEKPYSCLVCGDKFAQKYTLTRHTRTHTGEKPFSCSACGKCFSEKSHRLSHMKTHTGEKPFSCPVCGRRFSHKSTMVSHMTTHTGEKAFECSLCSKRFSHKSDLIRHVRRHTGEKPFRCSVCGKMFSQKSDLIRHTRTHTGEKPFSCSVCSKRFSEKSHMLSHMRTHTGEKPFRCSVCSQSYSCKTTLTAHMQTHQGQ is encoded by the exons ATGCGTGACGTCCAAGTAGTTTACTCGctacaagaaaacagcaaaatggtAAAAGAGTTGGCGAAGGAGCGACTAATGGCGGCGGCTGATGAAATATTGGCGCTGTTTGAAAGAACAATGGCGacgtacgaggaggaactttctcgatTAAGAGAGGAGAACGAGCAACATCGACAACGTCTGGAAGCTGTTAGCAAGACTTGCATTATGCACCACGTCGAAG acttCCAGCAGTTGAGTGGTGGTCAAGAGGAGCCTGCCCCTCAGCCGCAGGGGGGGAGCTCCGCTTGGAAGCACGAGGATTCCCGCCCCCCCCAcgttaaagaggaagaaaaCGAACACTGGAGCGTTCAGGAGGGAGAGCGTCTTCCAGGGCAGCAGGAAGCTGATCTCACCAGGGTACCACTGACcggtgtctctgtgaagaccgaatcccatgaagacaaaccacctgagtcctcacagcttcatcacaGTCCGAGTGAGGAGAACGGAGGGGTGGAGCCTCCAAGCAGCAGCGGCTCACCACAGTACATGatcacagaagctgatggagaccactgtggaggatccccagcagacaagctcttagctccgctatcagaTAGCGAGTACACCAACAGGGACACCCAAGAAGCTCTGAGCAGCGATGCGGACTGTGAAGGTGATTTGAGGACTGCCACTGACGACAAACACTCAAAAAAGAAGACGGGTGAAAAGCGTTTTACTTGCTTGTTTTGTGCCAAAGGCTTTCATTTTAAGAGTGACTTGACTCGACACATGTGggcgcacacaggagaaaaaccctttcGATGCTCGGTTTGTGATGTAAGCTGTTCTTATAAGAGTGAGCTGACTCAACACATgcgaacacacacaggagagaaaccttacAGTTGTTTAGTTTGTGGTGATAAGTTTGCTCAGAAGTACACGTTGACAAgacacacaagaacacacacaggagagaaaccgttTAGTTGTTCAGCTTGTGGTAAATGCTTCTCTGAAAAGTCACACAGACTAtcacacatgaaaacacacacaggagaaaaacctttcagttgtcCAGTTTGTGGTAGAAGATTCTCTCATAAGTCAACTATGGTATCACACATGACAACACATACGGGAGAGAAAGCCTTTGAGTGCTCACTTTGTTCTAAAAGGTTTTCGCATAAGAGTGATTTGATTCGTCACGTAAGAagacacacaggagaaaaaccttttagatgCTCAGTGTGTGGTAAAATGTTTTCACAGAAGAGTGATTTGATTCGACACACCAGgacacacacgggagaaaaaccttttagttgctcggTTTGTAGTAAAAGATTCTCTGAAAAGTCTCACATGCtgtcacacatgagaacacacacaggagaaaaaccttttagatgCTCAGTCTGCAGTCAAAGTTATTCTTGTAAGACCACTTTGACAgcacacatgcagacacacCAAGGGCAATAA